In one Candidatus Pelagibacter sp. HTCC7211 genomic region, the following are encoded:
- a CDS encoding class I SAM-dependent methyltransferase: MGRLKDYITALHKSTKREYLERMNDDKVSCMIEAKKYEFNYWDGDRRYGYGGYKYIKGRWSSLAKQIITDYNLKDNSRILDAGCGKGFLLLEIKKQLPSINIVGIDISKHALKEAPEIFKNNFFIHNLKKTLPFKDNEFDLVISINALHNLQIPDLKTAITEIERVGKNKYIAVESYRNEKEQFNLQCWALTCESFFNKDSWIWLFEHFGYKGDYEFIYFE, translated from the coding sequence ATGGGACGATTAAAAGATTATATAACTGCACTTCATAAATCTACTAAACGTGAATATCTGGAAAGGATGAATGATGATAAGGTTTCATGTATGATTGAAGCTAAGAAATATGAATTTAATTATTGGGATGGTGATAGAAGATATGGTTATGGAGGCTATAAATATATAAAAGGAAGATGGAGCAGTCTTGCTAAGCAAATAATAACTGATTATAACTTAAAAGATAATTCTAGAATTTTAGATGCAGGATGTGGTAAAGGATTTTTGCTTTTAGAGATAAAAAAACAATTACCATCAATAAATATAGTTGGAATAGATATTTCTAAGCATGCTCTTAAAGAGGCTCCTGAAATATTTAAGAATAATTTTTTCATTCATAATTTGAAAAAAACTCTTCCTTTTAAAGATAATGAATTTGACCTAGTCATATCTATAAATGCCTTGCACAATCTTCAAATACCTGACTTAAAAACTGCTATTACAGAAATTGAGAGAGTAGGTAAAAACAAATATATAGCTGTCGAAAGTTATAGAAACGAAAAAGAACAATTTAATTTACAATGCTGGGCCCTCACATGTGAATCTTTTTTTAATAAAGACTCATGGATATGGTTATTTGAACATTTTGGATATAAAGGTGATTATGAATTTATCTACTTTGAATAA